The proteins below are encoded in one region of Hordeum vulgare subsp. vulgare chromosome 3H, MorexV3_pseudomolecules_assembly, whole genome shotgun sequence:
- the LOC123443669 gene encoding uncharacterized protein LOC123443669, giving the protein MADGRQASRRRRSSLRHELRGERLQAALEECFLTASVATGRRFRRAARLRAGSRTAEYACHTASRLKGAPPRLALEATDASPEGVSRRRLRCQERRRR; this is encoded by the coding sequence ATGGCCGATGGCCGCCAGGCGTCGCGCCGCCGGAGGTCGTCGCTGCGTCACGAGCTGCGGGGCGAGCGGTTGCAGGCTGCACTGGAGGAGTGCTTCCTCACGGCGTCGGTGGCAACTGGCCGTCGTTTCCGCCGTGCTGCGCGTCTCCGCGCGGGCAGCCGCACGGCTGAGTACGCGTGCCACACGGCTAGCAGGCTGAAGGGAGCGCCGCCGCGCCTCGCGTTGGAGGCTACAGACGCCTCGCCGGAAGGGGTTTCACGCCGTCGTCTCCGCTGCCAGGAGCGACGCCGGAGGTAG